TTCATCTTTTTGTGCAAATTTTATACTTTTTCTCCCCTTTTTTATATATACAAAATTTACTTTTTCTATATAAACTAAAAAAATTTTACATATTTCACTTAAAAAATTTGTATTAAAATATATATTCTAATTATACCATTAAAAATAGTTACAAAAAAAGATACTACTAATTAAAAATTAGTAGTATCTTTTTATAACTAAATTTATTGAGCATTTTGAAGTTTTAATTCTTCCTGTTTACTATCTCTTCTTTTTTCTATTTTAGCTATTATTGAATCTATTAATAATCCATTAATTACAACTGCCATTAATGAATAAAGCCCTTTATCTAGTCCAAAAGTTAATCCTCCGCATACAACAACAAACAAATCAACTAATAATAAACATTTACCTATGTTAACTGTAGAATACTTATTTATTATTTTAGCTAATATATCAGTTCCTCCTGTTGAAGCATTTATAGCAAATGTAATCGCTAAACCTGTTCCGCATATAAGAGTTCCAAGTACTACTGCTAATATCATATTCTCTGTTATAGCATAAGTATGTAATACTTTTTCCATAAAATCCATAACTGCGGACATCATAAAACTTGCATATATAGTCTTAAATCCAAAGTCTCCACCTACTAATATAAATGATATAGTAAATAAAATTATATTCCCTATAAATATTATAGTCCCTACTGATAAACTAGGTACGTAATGACTTATTACTAGCGCCATTCCACTTAATCCTCCACCAGCAATTTGATTTGGAGCATAGAAATACTGCACACCAAAAGAAACTATGATAACACCTATAGTTATTATAAGGTACTCTTTGATTAACTTTATTAAATTGTTTTCTGTCATTTTTTCATTCCTTTTCTTGTTTTTATTTATTAATTTTAGAATTATTTATTAGCCTAAAACATACATATATATCATAATAATACTATTTTAAATATATTTAATCAATAAAATAGTTGCCATTTCTTACATTTTATAAAATTAAATTTATATGAATTAAACATTCTTTATACAGGGAGGAATCTTTATGAAATCTAGTATTCCAAAGAAAGATAGCTCTTTAAATAGGTTCTTGGCAGATAATTTAAATGAGCTAAAATCAAAAGGCCTTTATAATCAAATTAATTCACTTCAAAGTCCCAATGGTCCAATAATAACCATCAATAATAAAAATCTTATAAATCTATCTTCTAATAACTACCTCGGCTTAGCTACAAACGAAAATTTAAAATTAGCTGAAATAAATGCGGTAAAAAAATATGGTGTAGGTGCTGGTGCTGTAAGAACTATAAATGGAACTTTAGATATTCATGACTTATTAGAGTCTACTATTGCTAAGTTTAAAGGCACTGAATCAGCTATTGCATTTCAATCAGGGTTTAATTGTAATATGGGAGCAATTTCTGCTGTAATGGACAAAAATGATGCTATATTATCCGATGAACTAAATCATGCCTCTATTATTGATGGCTGTAGGCTATCTGGTGCAAAAATAATAAGATACAAACATTCTGATATGGATGATTTAAAAAATCAAGCTAAAGTAGCTGTAGGTAGTGGCAAGTATAAAAAAATAATGGTCATTACAGATGGCGTATTTTCTATGGATGGCGACGTTGCTAAACTTCCCGAAATTGTAAAAATTGCTAATGAATTTGATTTAATAACATATGTTGATGATGCCCATGGATCTGGTGTAATGGGAAATGGAGCTGGAACCTGCAAGCATTTTGGATTATCTGAAAAAATAGATTTTCAAATAGGAACTTTATCAAAAGCTATCGGAGTAGTTGGTGGATATGTAGCCGGCTCTAAAGATTTAATAGATTGGTTGAAAGTTAGAGGAAGACCGTTCTTATTTTCAACATCTTTAACTCCAGGATCTGCTGCTGCTTGTGTAGAATCTATAAATATATTAATGGAAAGCAGCTATCTAGTTAATAAAGTATGGGAAAATGGCAACTATTTAAAAAAAGGTTTAAAATCTTTAGGCTTTGATATAGGTAAAAGCGAAACACCTATAACACCTTGTATAATAGGCGATGAATCTAAAACTCAACTATTCAGTAAAAGACTTCTTGAAGAAGGAGTTTATGCCAAATCAATTGTATTTCCAACTGTTCCAAAAGGAACTGGAAGAGTCAGAAATATGCCTACCTCAGCTCACACCAAAGAAATGCTAGATCAAGCATTATATATCTACGAAAAAGTTGGAAAAGAATTGAATATAATATAAATTCATTTAAATTTAGGAGGGGCTAGTTTTATGAAAAAAGTTCTTATTACAGGTGCATTAGGTCAAATAGGTTCAGAATTAACTTCTAAACTTAGAAATGAATACGGAAAAGATAATGTTATAGCTACAGATATACGTATGATAGAAAATAGCGACATAGTATCTAATGGTATATTTGAACAGTTAAATGTTATGGATGCTGAAACACTATCAAAATTAGCTAAAAAACATAATGTTGATACAATAGTCCACTTAGCTTCATTACTCTCTGCTGTAGGCGAACAACAGCCTCAATACACATGGAAACTTAACATGAGTGGATTAACTAATGTATTAGAAATTTGTAGAGAACAAAATTTAAAGTTATTTACTCCTAGCTCTATAGCAGCATTTGGTGATAATTCACCTAAAAATTTAACTCCTCAAGATACTATGCAAAGACCTGGAACTATGTATGGTATAACTAAAGTTTCAGGAGAACTTTTATGCGATTATTATTATAAAAAATTTGGTGTTGATACTAGAGGTGTAAGGTTTCCTGGATTAATTTCATATGTAACACCTCCTGGAGGCGGAACTACTGATTATGCTGTTGATATATATTATGAAGCATTAAAAAATAAAAAATACAGTTCATTTATTGCTGAGGGAACACAAATGGATATGATGTATATGCCTGATGCTCTGCAAGCTATAGTAGACTTAATTGAAGCTGATGGATCAAAATTAATTCATAGAAATGCATTTAATATAACAGCTATGAACTTTGCCCCTGAAGAAATATCCTCTGAAATAAAAAAACATATACCTAATTTTGAATTTAGCTATAATGTAGATCCAATTCGTCAGTCTATTGCTGAATCTTGGCCTAATTCAATAGATCCTACTTGTGCTATTGAAGAGTGGGGATTTAACTTTAAATATGATTTAAGTAAAATGACTATAGATATGTTAAATAAACTTAGTTCTAGAGGAATAGGAGATACTAAATTAAATTTAAAATAATTTATAAATAAAAAAAGCAGTATATAAATATACTGCTTTTTAATATCATACAATGATTATTTTACTATGCTTTTTTTACAACGCTAGATTTTAATTTCATTGCTCCGAATCCGTCTATTTTACATTCTATATCATGTCCATCAGCAGCATCAGGAACTAAACGTATACTCTTAACTTTTGTTCCTATTTTTATAGATGATGAACTACCTTTTACTTTAAGGTCTTTTACTACTGTTACAGCATCTCCATCATTTAATACATTTCCGTTTACATCTTTTATAACAGTTGCTTCCTCTTCATTTCCGCCTTCTAAAGTCCACTCATGTGCACATTCTGGGCAAACTAAAAGTGTTCCATCTTCATAAGTATATTCCGAGTTACATTTTGGACAATTTGGTAAATTTTCCATTTTTTCACTTCCTTTATTTTTAATATTATTGGTATTTAAAATATTTTCAGTATTATATAATACCATATTATCTACTTATTTACAAATTTAGACCTTTTTGTATAAATTGATAGCAAAAATATTATTTTTTAAATCTTAATTATAATTTATTATAACCAAAAAATAATGGATTATATTATACATAAAAATTTATATATTAAATTAAGGTCTTCTCGCACCCATATAAGCATTTTGGTAATATGATGAAGATAATTTAGATTTTTTTACACCATCTTTAGGGTTTGATGCATGTATAAACTCATCATTTCCTATATACATGCCAACATGACTTACTCTATCCTTGTTCATAGTATCAAAGAATACTAAGTCTCCAGGTTTAAGGTCTTTTTTATCAACTGCCTGGCCAAATTTACTCTGATCATATGAAACTCTTGGTATATCTTTTCCTAATGCATTTTTATATACATATCTAACTAGACCTGAACAATCAAATGAATTTGGTCCATTAGCTCCCCATACATACGGCTTACCTATTTGGTCTTCTAGTAATTTCATCGCCTTATCCATCTCACTAGACGTAGCTGATGAGTTATTTACATTAGTTACTGTATTTGTATTGTTAATAGTATTACCATTATTCACTGTATTTGTGTTATTTGTATCATTCGTATTACTGCTATTTGTACTGTCAGCAGTATTTCCTACATTATTATTATCATTACCTTGAGATACACCTGCTTTAACACTATTTAAAACACTTACCATTGTAGTTAGCATTAATAATTGGCTTAAATCATTATTGCCTCCGCCGCATGAACAACCACTATTAGTACTTCCACCCATTAAATTATTTAAACTACTTTGTAACATTCTATCAAAAGAAGCTGCATTTGAATCACCATAGTTTGAGTTATTTGCATTTCTTAAATTAGTACGATTTATATTACTTAAAAGACTATTTGCTACAATTTGACCAACATCACTCATTTTGTTAACTCCCCTTTTATTATTTTCATTACTATATATACTCTATATTTTAACCAGTATAAAAATTTCTCTATTAATTATAATCGGATATCTAGATTCATTCTTTAATATTATTGACTCAATAACCTATTCCTTATTTGTTATACCAAAGTATATGGTAACATATACCCAATAAAAACAAAATAGGTTACCATCTAGGTAACCTATTTTTATAAAATCTAATCAATTTTTTATATATTAAATTTAGCTTATTTTACTTTCTTCTTTCACATTACCTTTTTTCTTCTTTAATGCTGAAAAATCAAAAGTAATTGAGATTATTGCAAATATAAGTAAGAATATTGGATAGTGTAAGTATTTTATTATTCCTACAGAAGAAACTCCTGCTATACCTACAGCTGTTAATATTTGTGCTCCATAAGGAATCATTCCTTGCCAGCATGAAGCGAACATATCTAACATACTAGCTATTTTTCTAGGATCTAAGTTATATTTTTCTCCAATGTCTTTAGCTAATGGTCCTGCCGTTATTATAGTTATTGTATTATTAGCTGTACATAAATCTATTATACTAGCTAATAAAGCTATACCAAATTTTGCACCTGTTTGACTCTTTATTTTGCTTGTTATAAAGTTTAATATAAAGTCTATACCACCATTGTGCTTTATTAATCCTATAACTCCTCCAACTACTAGAACTAATATACATAACTCTTGCATACCTGCCATACCTTCAGATACAGCACCTATAAATTGCCATACATCCATAGAACTTGTAAATATACCTATTGCTCCTGCAAATATAATACCACCTGCAAGAAGAACAAAAACGTTTGCCCCTGCAAGGGCACCGACTAATACTGCTACATAAGGTACTACTTTTATTATTTCATATGAACCTGCATCAGCTGAAGCTGCTGTTCCTGCTGTCATTACAGATATTATTATAAAACTTATTAATGCTGCTGGTAATACAACAAAGAAATTCATTTTTACTTTATCTTTCATTTGACATCCTTGAGTACTTGCCGCTGCTATTGTTGTATCAGATATCATAGATAAGTTATCTCCAACCATAGCACCTCCAACTACTAAAGCAACTAATAATTCTAATTCTATACCTGTTTTTTGAGAAACACCTATTGCTATTGGAGTTAAAGCTGAAATTGTTCCAACTGAAGTCCCCATAGACGTTGATATAAAACAAACCACTAGGAATAAACCTGGGATAAGTAAACTTGGTGGTAAAACTGCTAAGCTTAAATTTACTGTTGAGTCAACTGCACCCATCGCTTTAGCAACACTACCAAATGCACCTGCTAATAAGAATATTACAAGCATTATTACTATATTACTATCTCCAGCACCTTTACAGAATATCTCCATCTTTTTATCAAGAGATTCCTTTGGATTTATCATAAATGCTACTGCTGCAGCTATTACGAATGCTGTTAATGCTGGCATTTTATAAAAATCACCTGTTATAAGTCCGCTTCCTAAGAATAAAACTAAAAAGACACCTATAGGAAGTAACGCTACTGCACTACCTTTTTTCACTTCATTTTGAGTTGTATTTTGCATATGTTTAATCCCCTTTTTATGCTTAATTTAAGGTATAACTAACAGAGAAGGTATGATATATCTTCTCTGTCAGCACTAATTGTATTAATTAAATTTTATGTTTCTTATAATCTATCTAATCCTTGCTTTAAGTCAGCTATTATATCTTCTGCATCTTCTAAACCAACAGATATTCTTATTAATCCTTCAGATATTCCAGCTTCAGCTCTCTCTTCTGGAGTGTATGGAGAGTGAGTCATTGAAGCAGGATGTTGTATTAATGTTTCACAGTCACCTAAGCTTACTGCAAGAGTACATAATTCTAAAGAGTTAAGTAACTTCTTACCAGCTTCTAATCCACCTTTAACTTCGAATGCTATCATACCACCTGGTTGATCCATTTGTCTCTTAGCTAAATCATATTGAGGGAAGCTTTCTAATCCTGGGTAGTTAACTTTTTCTACATTTGCATGTCCTTCTAAGAATTTAGCAACTTCCATAGCATTTTTGCAGTGTCTATCCATTCTTACTTGTAAAGTTTTCATACCTCTTATTACTAAGTAAGCATCAAATGAACTTAATACAGAACCTGTCATATCTTTTATACCAAATAATCTAACTTGGTTTATGAAGTCTAATTTACCTGCAACGAATCCAGCTAAAACGTCTCCATGTCCGTTTAAGTACTTAGTAGCTGAATGAACTACTACGTCTGCACCATGTTCTATTGGTCTTTGTATATATGGAGTACAGAAAGTATTATCTACCATTACTATACAACCTTCTACTGTATGAGCTATTTCAGATACAGCTTTTATATCTATTAATTTTAAATCTGGGTTAGCTGGAGTTTCTAAGTAAACAACTTTAGTGTTTGCTTTCATAGCACCCTTAACTTCATCTAAATTAGAAGCATCAACGAAAGTTACTTCTACTCCATATCTGCTCATACCATGATTGAACATTGCATATGTGCATCCATATAATGTTTTACTTGCAACTACATGATCTCCTGCTTTTAAAGCAGTCCATAAAGCTGAAGTTATTGCACCTATTCCTGAAGCTGTAGATACACAAGCTTCTGCTCCTTCTAATATAGCTACTTTTTCTTCTAATTGAGCATTAGTTGGGTTTCCTAATCTAGAGTATATATATCCACCTTCTTCAAGTGCGAATCTTCTTCCCCCTTGTTCAGCACTATCAAATACGAATGTTGATGTTTTATATATAGGTGTTGTTAAAGCTCCTGATAATGGATCTCTATGATGACCTCCATGTATAGCTCTTGTAGCAAATCTTTTTTCTTTAATGTTTTCCATTGTTTTGTCCCCCTATAAAATATATTATTATTGTTTATTATTATTAGTTAGAAATAGAAGTTTTTATTTAAAACGTTTTCCATTCTAATTTTCGACAAGAAATAATTAGTTTTTGCAATTTATAAAACATTTTCCTGCCTATGCCATAACTATATCATTGCTTTTTAATTTTGTAAACTTCTTCCAAGAAAGTTTTTTTTCTAAGTAAATTTTCAAAAAATTGATATTTTTCTGATGCAATATTACATCAATATAATTGTAAATGAGAGACAATACTGAATGGTCAAACAATTCAAAAAACCTTTTCCCATTTGTATATACATTATATTCAACTCTTCTAGATTATATATATACTTTTTTCTTATAGAAACAATACTTACGATAATTAAAAATATAACAATCTTTTGTAATTTCAAGCATTTCATCTTGCATTTTTTTGTATTTACATAAAAATTGTATTCTAATTACAAAAATTAGATTTTTAATCTTTACATATATTAAAAGTTCTATTTCTAACTTAATTTTTTCTTGTAAAAAATCTTTTATTCTTTATTTTTATAGAACTATGAAAATAATATTTTTAATTTGGTTAATTTTTGTAAATTCACATTATTTCGACTTATATCTTTTTTTGTATACTGAATAGTAAATACTGCATTTAATGAATATAATTATAAATTTTTACCTATACTTTTAATAATTAGTATAAAAATTTATATTAAAATAGGAAACTTATTTTTTAATTTTCAATTATTTATATAATTTTATATTAAAATTTTTAGTCTAAAATTTTAATTTTTACTAAAAATTTAATATTTTGATATTTCAATTATAAATTTAATATTTTTTTATGTACTTGTTATTAATATTATGATATCATAGATAAGTATTTTGTATACAAGATACTACACAATCAAAAGATTTAGACTTTTAGGAGGATTACCAATGACAAATGAAACAAAGGTAAAAGTTGTAACAGCTGATCCTTCAGCATTAGGACTTTTCGGCTTAGCAATGATTACATTAGTTGCTTCAACTCAAAAGTTAGGAATAACTTCAGGAGTATCATTAGTTTTACCATGGGCTATATTTTTAGGTGCTACAGCTCAATTATTTGCATCTATAAATGATTTCAAACATAACAATACATTCGGAGCTACTGCTTTCGGTGGATATGCATTCTTCTGGTATGCAGTTGGATTTACATGGTTAATACAAAATGGAGTATTTGGACCTGAATTAGCAGCTGCTGTTGATCCTAAACAATTAGGTTTCGCTTACTTAGGATATTTAATATTTACATTATTTATGACTATAGGAGCAATGGAAACTCACAAGGTATTATTTATAATTTTCGTACTTATAGACTTTTTATTCTTAGGATTAACATTAACTACATTTGGAGTAATGGAACATGCTACTCATCAACTTGCAGCATATTCTGAGTTATTAATAGCAATAGCATCATTCTATGGTTCTGCTGCTGCTGTATTAAATACTCACTTTGGTAGAGAATTTTTACCAGTTGGAAAGCCATTCGGTATATTCAAAAAATAATTGTTAATTATATAAAAATTTAAAATTATATTAATAAATATAGATTATAAATTTTTTACACTTACTTAAAATTCATATAAAAACCATAAAAGAGCCGTATCAGTTGTAATTGATACGGCTCTTTTTATAAAATAAATTCTATTTATCTTGAAATATAATTTCTTTCTTTATTTTGTCTCTTATTTGATTAATTAAACTTTCTTTATTTTGTTCTAATTGAACTAATCTATTTACATTAGCTCCTGATGGATGTGGAAATCCCTTAAGTATTTGATTCTCGCTAATAATATTTTCTTCACTTAGCTTATCTAGAACTTCTTCAACTGCTTTTCCTAATGGTATTAATAATATATGCTTAAAATCTTCTATACTTTTTAATTCTTGTATAAAATCTTCATATATATATTTCATTAAAAAATCACTTTTTAATAACTTAGGTGTATGTCCTGAATAGTTTTGTTTTTTTACGAAAACAGGATATGGTATAAGCGATACTGTATGTAATAGATAATCTTTTTCCTCAAACAACTCAATACAGCTTTTTACATTCATAGCTTCATTTAACTTTATTTCATCCAACATACTAATTATGTTTTTTCTTAGACTTCCACTAAACCTACCAGCAACCTTACACTTGTATTTAATAGTTTCTATATCTTCACCTTTGTCTAATTCTTTTTTTGCAGTAGATATGGCAGTACTCATTTGTTGAAATCCTGGTGTAATACCTATAATAAATATTTTTGCTTTTGAATTTAAGTACTCGTTATGAGGTGCATAATATATTTCTATATTATCACTTTTATCAATTAGGAAGTCTTCAGTCAATAAGTCATTTTTTTCATATTTATCTTTAAAGGGTAATTTTTGAATAACATCTTTATAATTTTCTAATAATTTTTTCATATATACCTCTCTAATGATATTATAATTTACTCTTTAAAATAGCGGTTATTTTCAATAAGCATTTGAATTTGACAACTATAAGAATCAATATTGAAGAAGTCATTAAACAACTCCATTTCTATAAAACTGTTTACTTTTAGATTATTTCGTTTTGCATATTCAATAATTTTCCAAACTCTCTCATCTTCATTATCTTTACTATAAGATAATGTTAGGTAGTTACCTCCAGGTAAAATTTTTATATTCTCCTCATTATTTATATTTATACCTTCTTTGATTTCACTAAAAACATATACAGGCTTTACTTCTTCTAAAGAACTTACATTATATATAATTCCCTTCTCTATTCTAATTTGTATATCCTTTTCTTTAATTATCTTATCTAAATCAGAGTAGTAAAGTAATTCTTTTAAGCATCCTGACTCTTTACAGGGTGCTACAACTATATGCCGTTCTTTAAAATATTTAATTTCTATTTCACCATTACTTAAAATCTCTCTAGAATTTTTAACACTATCATTTAATTTATCTATATTTTGTATTACCTCTTCCATTTTTTTTATATTTTCCTTAGCCTCTTTCTTCTTTATATCTAAAAATTCCAATAATTTTTCTGTATCACATTCTTTAAAGATTTCTTGCAGTTCTGATATGCTAGTTCCTAAAGCCCTGCACCCCTTAATTACATCTATATAAATAAATTGTTCAATTGAATAGTATCTATATCCTGTTGTTCCATCTATATATTTAGGTATAAGTATTCCCATTTTATGATAATATCTTAAAGCTTTTATAGTAATTTCTTTTATTTTTGAAACCTCACCAATAGAAAATAAACTTTTCATACTACCCACTTCCTTAGTATTTTATAAATTATTATTGACTCTCCTTTTAGGGGAGACCTTACTATAATTATAAGATATTTAAACAAAATATGATTTAAAAATTTATATATATAGAAAGGTGATTTAAGATATGGAAAAAGTAATGTATAGAGAGTTAGCTAAAAGTGATTATGAGCAAATAAAAAAACTTATTTGTGATGCATTTGGTTTCAGTGATTTTCTTAAAGATGAAAAGTTATTAGACTTGGTTTTAACTATATATTTAGAAGGATGTATTTTAGATAGTACTTATAGCAGAGTAGCGGTAAAAAACGATAAAGTTATAGGAATAATCCTAGGAAAGTCAGATCAAGATAAAAATAAAATTAGAAAATTTCATAATAGCTTAAATTTCTTAACTACAGGAGCTAAACTTATGCTATCTAGTAGAAAAAATAAACACTCTTTAAAAGAATTTTCTAAGATTAAAGATACTTATAAAGAAATAATCGCAGGAAAAGAAAAAGATTTTCAAGGTTGTATTCAACTATTTATTGTTTCACAAGAATCTAGAGGTCTTGGAGTCGGTAAAACTTTAGTATCTCAATTATTTAACTATATGAAAAATACAAATGTAAATTCTTTATATCTATATACTGACACTAGATGTAATTATGGTTTTTATGATAGCCAAAACTTTAAACGTATTAATGAGAAAAACATCTATTTTGAATCATTTAAGACTAACCTTAGTGTATTTTTATATGGATATAAATTTTAATTATAAAAATAAAGAGGGAAGGTATTATTCCCCCTTTCCTCTTTTACTTAGTTGCTTGATTTTATAACTGTCCATGCCTCATCATATATTTTTTTAACATCCATAGGGAAATCCGTATAGATTTCGCATCTATCCATTATTTCTTTAGGCATATATGCATTTGGATTATTTTTTACATTTTCTGGTTGTTCTTCTCTAGCTTCTTTATTTGGAGTAGTATATCCTATTTCATCAGCTATTCTTAACGCACTTTCTTTATCACTTACAAAATTTATAAACTTCTCAGCACCTTCAATATTTTCCGCATTATTAGGTATGCATAAACTATCAATCCAGAAGTTTGCACCTTCTTTTGGTACTACATAAGTTAAATTAGGATATTCATCTTGAAGATTTAATCCTTCCCCAGACCAAATCATATTTATATCAGATTCACCTGCTGGAATCATAGTTGTACCATTATCAACTCCATAAATTGGATTTACTAATTTTCTTTGATTTAACAATAATTTTTTGGCTTCTTCAATTTCCTTTGGATCAGTTGTATTTAAAGAATATCCTAATTTCTTTAAAGCCGCTCCCATCGTATCTCTATAAGTGTCAAACATA
Above is a genomic segment from Romboutsia lituseburensis containing:
- a CDS encoding acetate uptake transporter, with the protein product MTNETKVKVVTADPSALGLFGLAMITLVASTQKLGITSGVSLVLPWAIFLGATAQLFASINDFKHNNTFGATAFGGYAFFWYAVGFTWLIQNGVFGPELAAAVDPKQLGFAYLGYLIFTLFMTIGAMETHKVLFIIFVLIDFLFLGLTLTTFGVMEHATHQLAAYSELLIAIASFYGSAAAVLNTHFGREFLPVGKPFGIFKK
- the megL gene encoding methionine gamma-lyase, whose amino-acid sequence is MENIKEKRFATRAIHGGHHRDPLSGALTTPIYKTSTFVFDSAEQGGRRFALEEGGYIYSRLGNPTNAQLEEKVAILEGAEACVSTASGIGAITSALWTALKAGDHVVASKTLYGCTYAMFNHGMSRYGVEVTFVDASNLDEVKGAMKANTKVVYLETPANPDLKLIDIKAVSEIAHTVEGCIVMVDNTFCTPYIQRPIEHGADVVVHSATKYLNGHGDVLAGFVAGKLDFINQVRLFGIKDMTGSVLSSFDAYLVIRGMKTLQVRMDRHCKNAMEVAKFLEGHANVEKVNYPGLESFPQYDLAKRQMDQPGGMIAFEVKGGLEAGKKLLNSLELCTLAVSLGDCETLIQHPASMTHSPYTPEERAEAGISEGLIRISVGLEDAEDIIADLKQGLDRL
- a CDS encoding zinc ribbon domain-containing protein YjdM, coding for MENLPNCPKCNSEYTYEDGTLLVCPECAHEWTLEGGNEEEATVIKDVNGNVLNDGDAVTVVKDLKVKGSSSSIKIGTKVKSIRLVPDAADGHDIECKIDGFGAMKLKSSVVKKA
- a CDS encoding Na+/H+ antiporter NhaC family protein, with the translated sequence MQNTTQNEVKKGSAVALLPIGVFLVLFLGSGLITGDFYKMPALTAFVIAAAVAFMINPKESLDKKMEIFCKGAGDSNIVIMLVIFLLAGAFGSVAKAMGAVDSTVNLSLAVLPPSLLIPGLFLVVCFISTSMGTSVGTISALTPIAIGVSQKTGIELELLVALVVGGAMVGDNLSMISDTTIAAASTQGCQMKDKVKMNFFVVLPAALISFIIISVMTAGTAASADAGSYEIIKVVPYVAVLVGALAGANVFVLLAGGIIFAGAIGIFTSSMDVWQFIGAVSEGMAGMQELCILVLVVGGVIGLIKHNGGIDFILNFITSKIKSQTGAKFGIALLASIIDLCTANNTITIITAGPLAKDIGEKYNLDPRKIASMLDMFASCWQGMIPYGAQILTAVGIAGVSSVGIIKYLHYPIFLLIFAIISITFDFSALKKKKGNVKEESKIS
- a CDS encoding YitT family protein, with protein sequence MTENNLIKLIKEYLIITIGVIIVSFGVQYFYAPNQIAGGGLSGMALVISHYVPSLSVGTIIFIGNIILFTISFILVGGDFGFKTIYASFMMSAVMDFMEKVLHTYAITENMILAVVLGTLICGTGLAITFAINASTGGTDILAKIINKYSTVNIGKCLLLVDLFVVVCGGLTFGLDKGLYSLMAVVINGLLIDSIIAKIEKRRDSKQEELKLQNAQ
- a CDS encoding MerR family transcriptional regulator, which encodes MKSLFSIGEVSKIKEITIKALRYYHKMGILIPKYIDGTTGYRYYSIEQFIYIDVIKGCRALGTSISELQEIFKECDTEKLLEFLDIKKKEAKENIKKMEEVIQNIDKLNDSVKNSREILSNGEIEIKYFKERHIVVAPCKESGCLKELLYYSDLDKIIKEKDIQIRIEKGIIYNVSSLEEVKPVYVFSEIKEGININNEENIKILPGGNYLTLSYSKDNEDERVWKIIEYAKRNNLKVNSFIEMELFNDFFNIDSYSCQIQMLIENNRYFKE
- a CDS encoding GNAT family N-acetyltransferase, translating into MEKVMYRELAKSDYEQIKKLICDAFGFSDFLKDEKLLDLVLTIYLEGCILDSTYSRVAVKNDKVIGIILGKSDQDKNKIRKFHNSLNFLTTGAKLMLSSRKNKHSLKEFSKIKDTYKEIIAGKEKDFQGCIQLFIVSQESRGLGVGKTLVSQLFNYMKNTNVNSLYLYTDTRCNYGFYDSQNFKRINEKNIYFESFKTNLSVFLYGYKF
- a CDS encoding C40 family peptidase, producing the protein MSDVGQIVANSLLSNINRTNLRNANNSNYGDSNAASFDRMLQSSLNNLMGGSTNSGCSCGGGNNDLSQLLMLTTMVSVLNSVKAGVSQGNDNNNVGNTADSTNSSNTNDTNNTNTVNNGNTINNTNTVTNVNNSSATSSEMDKAMKLLEDQIGKPYVWGANGPNSFDCSGLVRYVYKNALGKDIPRVSYDQSKFGQAVDKKDLKPGDLVFFDTMNKDRVSHVGMYIGNDEFIHASNPKDGVKKSKLSSSYYQNAYMGARRP
- a CDS encoding L-threonine 3-dehydrogenase gives rise to the protein MKKVLITGALGQIGSELTSKLRNEYGKDNVIATDIRMIENSDIVSNGIFEQLNVMDAETLSKLAKKHNVDTIVHLASLLSAVGEQQPQYTWKLNMSGLTNVLEICREQNLKLFTPSSIAAFGDNSPKNLTPQDTMQRPGTMYGITKVSGELLCDYYYKKFGVDTRGVRFPGLISYVTPPGGGTTDYAVDIYYEALKNKKYSSFIAEGTQMDMMYMPDALQAIVDLIEADGSKLIHRNAFNITAMNFAPEEISSEIKKHIPNFEFSYNVDPIRQSIAESWPNSIDPTCAIEEWGFNFKYDLSKMTIDMLNKLSSRGIGDTKLNLK
- a CDS encoding glycine C-acetyltransferase, whose amino-acid sequence is MKSSIPKKDSSLNRFLADNLNELKSKGLYNQINSLQSPNGPIITINNKNLINLSSNNYLGLATNENLKLAEINAVKKYGVGAGAVRTINGTLDIHDLLESTIAKFKGTESAIAFQSGFNCNMGAISAVMDKNDAILSDELNHASIIDGCRLSGAKIIRYKHSDMDDLKNQAKVAVGSGKYKKIMVITDGVFSMDGDVAKLPEIVKIANEFDLITYVDDAHGSGVMGNGAGTCKHFGLSEKIDFQIGTLSKAIGVVGGYVAGSKDLIDWLKVRGRPFLFSTSLTPGSAAACVESINILMESSYLVNKVWENGNYLKKGLKSLGFDIGKSETPITPCIIGDESKTQLFSKRLLEEGVYAKSIVFPTVPKGTGRVRNMPTSAHTKEMLDQALYIYEKVGKELNII